In Synergistaceae bacterium, the genomic stretch GCTTACGGCGAAGGGTCACACTCCGCCAGCGAAAACATCGACATCGACCGGCTGCCCGAGAGAAGCGCCCTGATCGCTCTGGTTCTGGCCAACCTGAAGTGACCGGGAGGGGAGCACGTTAATAATGTGAATACAAACAGGGGCAGAGGGTTTTCTCGTGTTTTTTCATGTGTTTTCTCTGTCCCTGTCCTTTTGTTTCCGGGCTTGCCGGCGTCTTTAAGGTGTTGCCGTTTCCCCTGTCAAATGTCGCAGGCAGGCTCTCTGCACCGGTCCTCGGCTCTGTCCGACTGAATGATCCTCATGGTTCTCCTGAATAAAAGGTCCTGCTTTGGAGTCCTGCGCCAAAGTCTTTTGTACCATGGGAGACGAGTGGCACTCCCTATGATTTCCATAGCCTTCCTCCTGTGTTAATTTTTTAAAAATCTTAATCCATCGCGGGCAAAGACGGCAGAGATTTTTGCTTAAGCCAAAACGGAAGAGTTAAGTATATAAAAATACGTATTAGCAGAATATTTAAAGTATATTTAACAATAAACTCCGTTTTCCAGAGAAAAAACGCTTCAAATGATGTGCTTCTTGTTCACTCCCCTGGCAGAGAGTATAATTTAAAATACAGGGGAAATACTGATTTCGGGATAAAAACGGTTCGAGGTAAAGTCTGTATGACGGATAAAATCGGGGACATTGAAGAACGTATCAGCCGTTTTCTGCAGGATGGTCTCGACGAACTTTACCTGCTTCGGCAGGAAGAAACGGTCCAGCTTGACGATGTGCGAGAACGGGGCCGGCAGCTGACCGTTGAGCTGAGGGAGCTTGCGGCTGCGCTGGATCAGGCCGCGAAGGACTACGAACGTTCCCGTGAAGAGCTGCGAGTGAGTTCCAGGGTGGGATTGGCCGAGGAACAGGCCTCCTACGAGCGCGCTTCCGAATTCATGAAAATTCGGGGCTCTCTGGAGGAGCGTCACCGTCTTCTGAGCCTTCAGAGAAATGAACTGCAGCAGGAGGAGCGCCGTTTGGAACATCTCGTGAAACGGAGCGAGAAAACGGCCAATCGTCTTCGCATGGTCCTGAGTCTGTTCATCGCTCCCGAAGAGTTTGTGGAAACGGTGATGGAAACGCAGAACAGCGAGGCCCTTTCGGCCGCCTTTCATCTGGCGGAGCGGGAGGCTGTCACTTTTGCCCGGGAACTGCACGATGGTCCCTGTCAGACTTTTTCCGCCTTGGGACTGACTTTGGAGATGGGGCGGGAATATCTCCACAGAGGGGAAAGCTCCATGGCTCTGGAGGAAATCGACCGGGCGCTGGAACAGACCAAATCCGGACTCGACGAAATTCGGGCTCTGCTTTTCTGTTTGAGCCCCACGGGTATCCAGGAGGGATTCGAACTGCCTCTCCGGCGGCTGGCGGTTCAGGTGCGGCAGAACTGGGGCAGCGAACTCAGCTTCACTCTCAGCGGAAATATGGACGAACTGCCCGTCCACGTGCGAATCGGCGCCTTCAAAACCCTTCATCAGGCCGTGACCAACGCGGCAGGTCATGGGGCGACGGAGGTTAGGGTGAGCATCAACTACGCGAAACACAACCTGCGGGTCCGGATCACGGACAACGGCAAAGGTTTCAACGTGGAACAGGAAAAAGAGGCGGCGAAGGAACGGGGGTCCTACGGTCTTGTCAACATGGAGGAGCGCATGAAAATGCTGGGGGGCAAGCTCTCCATTTCCAGCGTTCTCAACAAGGGCTCCAGCGTTTCCTTTTCCGTCCCCATCATCGCGGGATGAAGTAAAAAAAGGATGAAGTGAAAAAAAGACCGGAGAAATCCCGGCCTTTTTCGTGTGTTTACCCTGTCGGATTTACCTCAGTTTTTTCCCACGGAGCACTTTGTACAGTCGGAACATCCACAGGAACTGCTTTTACGTTTTCTAAATCCTCGCGTGAAGGTAAAAAGCACAACCATCGCAACCGGTATGATGACAATCAGATCCACCAGTTTCATAAAATCGCCCCCTTCGACAGAGAATGTCATGCCAATTTAAAATTAAATTAAATTAAATCAATAGCCCAGCAGGGTTCCCACGCGGAAAATGAGGAACGAGACGACCCAGGCCATTCCAATCCAGAAAAGGATGGTGAACCACATCCAGCGCCGGCTTTTCATCTCTCCGGCAGCCGTGGCCACAGCCGCCATGCAGGGAACGGAGAGCAGGTTGAAAGCCATGAAGGAAAGAGCGACCAGGGGGGAGAACGTGGCCGCCAGGGTGGCGGACAGAGCGGTGGAGATCATTCCGCTTTCCGCGTCGCCAATGTCCTCGGCCGCGTACAGAACTCCCATCGTGGAAACCACCATTTCCTTCGCGATGAGCCCCGTCAGTATGGCGACGACGGCCTTCCATCCGTCCGGTCCCTCAGCGAATCCCAGCGGGATGAAAAGCGGCTGGAGGAAGGTTCCCAGAAGGCCCAGAATGCTTTCGGTGCCGTGGGCTTCCACCATGTTGAGTGACGGGCTGAAGTTCGACAGGAACCAGATGACGACTGTGGCTCCCGCGATGATCGTCGAGGCTCGAATCAGAAAACTCCTCAGCTTGTTCCAAAGCTCGTGGGCCACGTTGGTCGCCCGGGGCATGTGGTAGTCCGGGAGTTCCATAATAAAGGGGACGGAGTCCTTCCGGAAAATGAAGGTTCTGAGCAGAATCCCCGCCGCGATGGCCGTGAGGATGCCGATGAAATAGACGCCGAAGATCATGATGTCTCCGTGCTGAGGAAAGAGCACGGTGGCGAACATGGCCCAGATCGGAGCTTTGGCCCCGCAGGAGAAGCAGGGCATCAGCATGATGGTGATGCGGCGGTCTCTCTCGTCCTCCAGGGTGCGGGTGGCCATCATGGCCGGTACCGAGCAGCCGAAGCCCATCAGCATGGGCAGGAAGGATTTCCCGGAAAGCCCGAAACAGCGCAGAATGCGGTCCATCAAAAACGCCGCCCGGGCCATATAGCCTGAATCTTCCAGTATCGAGAGAAAGAGGAACAGCATCATAATTTGCGGAAGGAAACTCAGGACGGCCCCCACTCCGGCAAAAAGCCCGTCGATGGCCATGCTGCGCGCCCAGTCCGACACGCTGAGGTTCAGGAGAAGCTGTTCCACAAGTCCGGTGATCCAGTCCATCAGCGTGCCCGTCAGTTCCTGAAGCCACACCCCCGGAGAGGGGATGCCGGTTCCGAAAAGGTTGTCGCTGAAAATCATGTGAAACACGAAAAACATGACGGCCAGAAAAATCGGAATCCCCAGCAGTTTGTGGGTGAGGAACCGGTCGATGCTGGTGGAGAGGGTGTGCCCGCCCGGCTGACGGACGCGGAGCATCGCCCGGCGGTAGTGTCCCGTGATGTGGCGATAACGCAGGTCGGCTATGGCGGCCTCGAAATCCCGTTCCATATTGGCGGGGAGATCGATGGTCGTCCTCATTTCGTCGATGCGGTCCACCAGGTCGGCGGCGTAGCGTTCCCGAAACTCCGTTTTTTCCAGAGAATCCCCCTCGATGAGTTTGATGGCGTGAAACAGGGAGTGGGGGATTTTGCGTTCGTCGAGCAGGTTCACCACCTTGTGGATGGGCGCGGCCAGAGGAGAGGATTCCAGTACGGAACGGCCTCTGCGGGGCGTCGCCGCGGCTTCCAGTCCCCGCCGCATCAGCTCCTTCAGCCCGCTGGCGTCCAGCGCGCTGATGGGGACCACCGGCAGCCCCAACTCCTGCTCCAGGATGTCCACGTCGATGGCGAGCCCCTCCTTTTCGATGACGTCCATCATGTTGAGGGCCACGACGATGGGCCGGTCGGTCTCCATGAGCTGGGTCGTCAGGTAGAGGTTGCGCTCCAGGTTGGTGGCGTCGACGATATTGATGACGAGGTCGGGGTTCTGCTCGACGATGTAGTCCCGGGCGACGATTTCCTCCGGAGAGTAGGGCGACAGCGAATAGATGCCGGGAAGGTCGACGACGGTCACAGGGCCCGAGGGGCTTCTGTAAAGGCCTTCCTTGCGGTCCACGGTTACGCCGGGCCAGTTGCCCACATGAGCGGAGCTTCCCGTGAGGTTGTTGAAAAGAGTCGTTTTTCCGGAGTTGGGATTGCCGGCGAGAGCGAACTTCATCTGGAGCGGCCTCCCTCGTCTTCTCCGGCGTCGAGCTTCATATCGACATCCCCGTCGACTTTCATGGCGATGGTTTGAGCTTCCGCTCTGCGAATTGAAAGCTGATACCCCCTGATCGTTATTTCAAGCGGGTCTCCGAGAGGCGCCGTCTTGCGGAGAATGATATCAGCTCCCGGGGTGATCCCCATGTCGAAAAGACGTCTTTTAACGGGGCCCGTAGCGGTGATTGAAACAACTTTACCTGATTCTCCCGGGACGAAATCTCTCAGGGGTTTCGTCCCGCTGGTGGCTGCTGACATAATCCGTTTCACCTTTTATCGTTATAAATTTTGTTCCACTGGTCGAACATATTATATAGGACACCGCTTGCTGTCAATAAGCTGTTGATCCACAAAATAATCGAGATTCTACAGAAAAATGTTTTTTAAGGCCGACGATCCTCCCCGGACAGACGCAGGGGCAAAAGCAGGATGAAACGCCTCAGGCCACGGAACGGAGCCAGACGGTAGCGGCTTCGTAGAGCGGCATTTCGCAGGTGTGCCCCTCAAGGGAAATCGTGATGAAGTTTTCGGAGGCCTCCAGACACGTGACGCTGGCCCCGGTTATGAACCCCAGATCCTGCAGTTTTCTGCGCAGTCCGTCGTCGGCGGAAAGACGCGTGACAGAACCCTTCTGGCCGCTTTCGACCAGGGAGAGAGGGATGAAAAGATCGACGCGGTTTTCCATGGAGGCGAACAGCTCATCCACCCAGGGCGCCCGCTCGGCCCGGGCCCGGCGGAAAAACTCCAGCATGGCAAAGAGGCGCGCATCCGTGACGGGGTCCATATAATGTTCCATGTTGCACGCCATTTCCGACGACCGGTCCCTGTCCACGCCCAAAAGTTCGTGAAAAAAGGCGCGCAGTCCCTCGTGGCGGCGATAGACCAAAAGCCCGTTTTTCCGCCCCTCCCTGGTGAGATGAAGGGCTCCGTAACGCTCGTGCTTCAGCGTCCCTGCGTTGACCAGTTTCTGAACAGTGGCCGTTACCGTCCCCTTGGTGATGCCCAGGCGTTCGGCCAGTTCCGTGACCGTGATTTCGCGGCCGGTACATTCCAAAAGGAAAATCTCTTCAAGATAATCTTCTGTGCGAGCCGTTATTTTTTTCACTGAACATTTCTCCCAAATTCATATAAAGAGCGCCTGTATCAGTTTGACCAAACAAACCTCTTCTGAAAACGGTACATTACCAATACTCTTTGTATCCTAACGGCTTGCGTGTTCTCTGTCAAGGAATTCAGACGACTTAATATTCGCGGAGATTATGTAAATAATTCTGCCGTGCCGGATTGTCCCCTGTGTGGCATAATATTTCACAATCGGGTTATTTGCGGCGGGAAACAATTTTGTCGAGGAAAGAACAGCGGAGCGAAAAATTTCGTGACTTCAATAAAGTGTACCTTTTCAACGTGCCTCAGGATTTTCAGAAGGGTTCTCTCGAAACCCCGCAATCTCGGCGTGGGGTCGGTGAGGCTGATTTTGCTGCAAATGTCGTTGCCCGCCATCGGCATGATGTTTTTCAACGCGCTGTTCTTTCTGGTGGACACGATTTTCGTCTCCTGGCTGGGGGAGCTGGCCACCGCGGCCGTGTCCCTGACCTTTCCGACGATCATCGTTTTGAACGCCCTGATCGAGGGGGTCGCGGGAGGGATCACCGCTCTGGCGGGGCAGAGCCTGGGACGGGGGGAGACCGCCAGGGCGCGGCGGGTAGCTTTGTCCGGCCTGTCTCTGGGGTACGTTCTTTCCCTCATGATGCTGCCCATGCTTTTTCCCGGAGTCTCCGCCGCTGTGTTCGAGCGGCTGGGGGCGGCGGGGAACCCACAGGTCCTCGAAATGTGTTACGCCTACAACCTGTGGCTGCCTCTCATGGCTCCCATCATCACTTATATCACCGTCGCCAACTGTATTTTTCGTCTGCAGGGGGACACGGTGACGCCTTTGATCTGTATGGGGATTGCCAACCTGGTCAACGGGATTCTCGATCCGGTCTTCATCTTCACCTTCGGATGGGGCATCGGCGGAGCGGCGGCGGCGACGTTCGTGGGGCGCGCCTTCGCCCTGCTCTACGTCCACCGCAAAATGTCCCGGGACGTGAATCCTTCCCTGTCTCTGCCCCTGCTGCCGCCTTTGAGACCCGGCCTTCTCCGCTACTGGCGTCCAACGATCGCCATCGGCTTTCCCGTCGCCCTTTCCTTCGGCAGCGCGGCTTTTGGTTTCGGCGCTGTAAACCGAATCCTGGCGTCTTTCGGACATTACGCGGTGGCGGCCTGGATGCTGAGTATTCGCATTGAAGATTTTTACTTTACCATCGCGATGGGCGTTGGCTCGGCCCTGACCCCGTTTCTGGCCTTCAACTATGGACGGCGCGATTTCGGGCGCATGAAGGAGGGGCTGAAAGCGGCCCTGTGGATTGCGGGCGTCCTCATGGTGACGGCAGGAGCCTTTCTTTTCATCTTTCCTCGGTCGTTTTTCGGACTTTTTCGGCCCTCGGTTCGAGTTATGGATTTGGCGGTCCGGTCTCTCCGCGTCAGCCTGATGGCTTTTCCCGCCGTTATTCTGCAGATCATGCTGAACGCGTCCTTCGTGGCCACGGGGTATTCCTTTCTGGGAACGGCGGTGCAGCTCATGCGCTCAGTGGTGGGGCGCATCCCCACGGCGTACTTCTTCGCCTGGTGGCTGGGTGAACAGGGAGTCTGGTGGTTTCAGCCCATATCCTGGGCCCTTGGAACCTGCGTCGCTCTGGCCTGTTTCGTATACCTGAAGAAAAAAATACGCTTCGACGGTTAATACTCAATCAAATGTGCGTTAAAAGCTCCGGAGGATTACGTAATCACGCACCAAAATTGAAATCAGAACAGGGGATTCTTTCGGTCGGGGTCAGGCCGCGATATCGAGGTGTTCGTCTTCCTTTTTTCCGGTGTTCGGCTCGAACCCCCGTCCCAGCGCCCACATGCCGTTTTTTGAAGCGGCGCGGGAATAGGCTTCTCTGGCTTCGTCGGGCTCTGTGGTTTGGGAGGTGTTTTGCGGCTCTTCGCCGGAGCGGATTTGCTCGAAGCGCATACCGGCCTGTACGGAGGACGCTCCCGTTTTCAGCCCGCCTGCCTGGGAGTCTTTCTCGTTCCCGCCCTGCGCCTGCGCGTCGGAACTTCTCTCCGCGGCCATCTGCTGACGGGCCTGAGCCGCCGCCGCCGAAGCCTGCGCCGCAACGCGCATGTCCTGCCCGGAGGGGTCAGCCGGCGCCAGTGCCGCCCGGGCCACCTGCTCCATGTTGCGCGCCGTCTCTTCGGGAGTGCCGCCCCCCGGGACGCTGATCGGCACTTCTCCGCCCGTGATGTATTTCTTTCCGTCAGGGCCCTGGGAGTAAGAGTAGCTTGCGGGTCCCGCGAAACGCCCTCCTGCCGCTCGATGGGCGGCCTCGTGGGCGATCACTTCCCGTTCCGTCTGTTTCATTTTGCTGACGATTGCGTCTTCCCGGGCCTCGTTCTCCGTTTCTTCTGTATCTTTCGTGGCTTTTGTGTCTTTCAGGGAAGTCTTACCGGCGGATTCGGCGTCTTCTTCCGTTTTTTGGGACGCCTTTTCCGGGTCGTTCGGGTTGTTCTTCGCCTGGAGGGGCGAGACGGGTTTTATGGATTCGTATTTCACGCCTCCGGGGATACTGTCGATGGTTTCTTCGTCTCCCGAGACCACCACCTCCGCTCCCGTGATGTAACGCCGTCCGTCCGGACCTACCGTGTAGTGATAGGTGGTGGATACGGGATTCGCGGCAGTCGTCAGCGCCCGTTCTTCCGCCAGGACCTGTTGCTCCTGCACGGCCAGCGCCGCGGACTGCGCCGCAGACGCCGACGTTTCTTCGGGCCGCGTCTGTCTTGCCGGCTGCAAATAGCCCTGTGAAAGCATTGAAGTAACGTTCACTTCAGACTCTCCTTTCCTCCCGAATTTTTCCGATTTCTCCGGTTTTTTGTTTCGGACCCGTCTGTCTGTTTCGGACCCGCTGTAATTCTTTATGCTGTTATTTTACGACATTACGAGAAAAAATCCAATGCCTGAAAATTTTACCGGCTTTTTACTGAGCCTCTGGTCCGCTCTTCGCGGCAGTGACACGCGGCGGGGGGTTGTTTGACGTCCGTGACGGTGAAAGTTATAATCGCCCTGCAGTTTGCGGTGTACATTATTAAAGTGAAGCGATTTGAAGTGAAGCAATTTTTTGAAATAAAAAAATGAAAACAAACCGATTCGTGGAGTCGGGGTCTGCCCGAATATATTGTGAAATCTCCGGAGGGAGCGATTGCGGCGTCCCTCTGGTTCTTTTGCATGGCAACAGCGAAAACTGCGGAATATTCGAACCCCAGGTCGAATATTTTTCGAAAACCCGCACTGTAATCGCTCTGGACAGCAGAGGTCATGGCCGCTCTTCCTTCGGGGCGGACGAACTGAGCATCACGAACATGGCGGAGGACGTCCGGGCCGTCCTTGACGCGCTGAACGTCAAAACCGCCGACCTCTTGGGCTTCAGTGACGGGGGCAACGTCGCCCTGGCCTTCGCCCTCAGATACCCGTCGCGCCTGAGGTCTCTGATCCTCTCCGGAGCGAATCTCTCTCCCGGCGGCGTAAAATGGCGCGTGCAGGCGCCGATTGTGATCTGTTACTGGTTCCTTTCCCTCCAGGCCCCTTTTTCCGAAAACGCCCGCCGAAAAAGGCAAATTTTCGGTCTGATGGTGAATCAGCCGCATTTCACGCCGGAGGAGATCGCGGCGATCACGACGCCTGCGCTGGTCATCGCGGGCGAACGGGACATGATTCGGGAAGAACACACGAAACTCATCCATCGCTCAATTCCCGGGTCGAAGCTCGTAATCGTCCCGGAGGCGGACCATTTCGTGTCGAGCCGGAAGCCGGACGTATTCAACAGTATTGTCGATGAATTTTTAAAAGACGCAACAAAATGAGATGCAGCAAAAGGGAGATGTTTGTAACGATGTACAGCTTCAAAAACGACTATTCCGAGGGGGCCCATCCGCGCATTTTGCAGGCCATGATGGCGACCAACACGCAACAGAACGAGGGCTACGGCGAAGATGCGCACTGCCTTGCCGCTGTAAAACGCATTAAGGAACTGCTGGGCGGCGATCCGGCTTCAGTGGACGTTCATCTGCTCTGCGGGGGAACTCAGACCAACCTGACGGCGATTTCCGCGTTTTTGAGACCTCACGAGGCGGCCATCGGAACGAACATGTCCCATATTTTCGTTCACGAAACGGGGGCCATTGAGGCCACGGGGCACAAGATCCTCACCGTCCCGACCCGGGACGGCAAACTGTCCCCCGACGGTCTGCAGACGATTCTGGACGGGCACCCGAACGATGAGCACATGGTGAAGCCGCGCCTCGTCAAAATTTCCAACTCGACGGAGATCGGGTCGGTGTACAGGCTGAAGGAACTGGAGGCCCTGAGCCGGTTTTGCAGGGAAAAGAAGCTTCTGCTCTATGTGGATGGAGCGCGTCTGGGTTCGGCTTTGGCCTCGGAGGGCAACGACGTGACTCTGGCGGATATGCGACGGCTGACGGACGCGTTCTATATTGGAGGCACAAAGAACGGAGCGATTCTCGGGGAGGCTCTCGTGATCGTCAACGACGCGCTGAAAGAGGATTTTCGCTATCACATCAAGCAAAAGGGCGGGCTCATGGCGAAGGGCTGGATCCTGGGCATTCAGTTCGAGGAGCTGTTCCGAGACGATCTGTACTTTGAACTGGCACGGCACGCAAACGCAATGGCGCAGCGCATCGCCGGCGCCATCCGAGAGGGCGGTTACGATTTTCTGACGCCCTCGCCCTCCAATCAGGTTTTCCCGATCCTGCCCAATACCCTGATTGAAAAATTGGGGAAAAACTGGATTTTTTCTCACTGGTCGAAGATTGACGAAAAGCATTCTTCAATTCGCCTGGTGACCTCCTGGGCAACAAAGGAAGAAGCGGTGGACGAGTTTATTCGGGAGTTCCGGTCGCTGACCGCCTGAACATCACTGAGGGAGCGGGAAGGGCTTTTATGGTCCTTCCCGCTCAAGAGAGCTGTGAGCTTCGTTTGTTTCTACTGAGTGTTGATGCATTCCATTTAGCTTACTCCAATCTCCAATATTTCAATGACCCCTCTGTCCCAATGTTGTCATATTCATCTTCCGTCAGTTTATATTTTTTCATGACTTGCTTCTCGTAATTTTCCTGTTTTTTTGTGGTCAATATAGTTTCTTCTTCCAAAACTGATCTATCATGTATAGTCATGTAAATTTGGTTCATCAGAGCCAGAAGTTCATCTTCACTTGCATTTTTCTTCGGCTCTTTATGCATATATTTTTTTATCATTTGACGTCTGGCATCCATCCGAGCATTGTATTCCGCTGCAGCTCCGGCTCGATAAATCTCTCGACGAGTCTTTTCATCGATCCTCGTGACAAATTTACTTTCGTCTAATTTCTGAAAATAACTTTCATCAAAATCGACTACCGCTCGCATATCTTTCCGTGTTGTAGTTGGATCTATAGCTTTTCCAATTTCTCCAAACGGAGCAAGAGTACATAACGCAGCGCTAAATCCAGTATTTGTCTCATCAGACGCGCGACGCGCATATACAGAAACGGCTTTTGCTCCGCTTTCGTC encodes the following:
- a CDS encoding FeoB-associated Cys-rich membrane protein, whose translation is MKLVDLIVIIPVAMVVLFTFTRGFRKRKSSSCGCSDCTKCSVGKN
- a CDS encoding MATE family efflux transporter; amino-acid sequence: MTSIKCTFSTCLRIFRRVLSKPRNLGVGSVRLILLQMSLPAIGMMFFNALFFLVDTIFVSWLGELATAAVSLTFPTIIVLNALIEGVAGGITALAGQSLGRGETARARRVALSGLSLGYVLSLMMLPMLFPGVSAAVFERLGAAGNPQVLEMCYAYNLWLPLMAPIITYITVANCIFRLQGDTVTPLICMGIANLVNGILDPVFIFTFGWGIGGAAAATFVGRAFALLYVHRKMSRDVNPSLSLPLLPPLRPGLLRYWRPTIAIGFPVALSFGSAAFGFGAVNRILASFGHYAVAAWMLSIRIEDFYFTIAMGVGSALTPFLAFNYGRRDFGRMKEGLKAALWIAGVLMVTAGAFLFIFPRSFFGLFRPSVRVMDLAVRSLRVSLMAFPAVILQIMLNASFVATGYSFLGTAVQLMRSVVGRIPTAYFFAWWLGEQGVWWFQPISWALGTCVALACFVYLKKKIRFDG
- the feoB gene encoding ferrous iron transport protein B: MKFALAGNPNSGKTTLFNNLTGSSAHVGNWPGVTVDRKEGLYRSPSGPVTVVDLPGIYSLSPYSPEEIVARDYIVEQNPDLVINIVDATNLERNLYLTTQLMETDRPIVVALNMMDVIEKEGLAIDVDILEQELGLPVVPISALDASGLKELMRRGLEAAATPRRGRSVLESSPLAAPIHKVVNLLDERKIPHSLFHAIKLIEGDSLEKTEFRERYAADLVDRIDEMRTTIDLPANMERDFEAAIADLRYRHITGHYRRAMLRVRQPGGHTLSTSIDRFLTHKLLGIPIFLAVMFFVFHMIFSDNLFGTGIPSPGVWLQELTGTLMDWITGLVEQLLLNLSVSDWARSMAIDGLFAGVGAVLSFLPQIMMLFLFLSILEDSGYMARAAFLMDRILRCFGLSGKSFLPMLMGFGCSVPAMMATRTLEDERDRRITIMLMPCFSCGAKAPIWAMFATVLFPQHGDIMIFGVYFIGILTAIAAGILLRTFIFRKDSVPFIMELPDYHMPRATNVAHELWNKLRSFLIRASTIIAGATVVIWFLSNFSPSLNMVEAHGTESILGLLGTFLQPLFIPLGFAEGPDGWKAVVAILTGLIAKEMVVSTMGVLYAAEDIGDAESGMISTALSATLAATFSPLVALSFMAFNLLSVPCMAAVATAAGEMKSRRWMWFTILFWIGMAWVVSFLIFRVGTLLGY
- a CDS encoding metal-dependent transcriptional regulator translates to MKKITARTEDYLEEIFLLECTGREITVTELAERLGITKGTVTATVQKLVNAGTLKHERYGALHLTREGRKNGLLVYRRHEGLRAFFHELLGVDRDRSSEMACNMEHYMDPVTDARLFAMLEFFRRARAERAPWVDELFASMENRVDLFIPLSLVESGQKGSVTRLSADDGLRRKLQDLGFITGASVTCLEASENFITISLEGHTCEMPLYEAATVWLRSVA
- a CDS encoding low specificity L-threonine aldolase, whose protein sequence is MYSFKNDYSEGAHPRILQAMMATNTQQNEGYGEDAHCLAAVKRIKELLGGDPASVDVHLLCGGTQTNLTAISAFLRPHEAAIGTNMSHIFVHETGAIEATGHKILTVPTRDGKLSPDGLQTILDGHPNDEHMVKPRLVKISNSTEIGSVYRLKELEALSRFCREKKLLLYVDGARLGSALASEGNDVTLADMRRLTDAFYIGGTKNGAILGEALVIVNDALKEDFRYHIKQKGGLMAKGWILGIQFEELFRDDLYFELARHANAMAQRIAGAIREGGYDFLTPSPSNQVFPILPNTLIEKLGKNWIFSHWSKIDEKHSSIRLVTSWATKEEAVDEFIREFRSLTA
- a CDS encoding ferrous iron transport protein A, whose translation is MSAATSGTKPLRDFVPGESGKVVSITATGPVKRRLFDMGITPGADIILRKTAPLGDPLEITIRGYQLSIRRAEAQTIAMKVDGDVDMKLDAGEDEGGRSR
- a CDS encoding alpha/beta hydrolase is translated as MKTNRFVESGSARIYCEISGGSDCGVPLVLLHGNSENCGIFEPQVEYFSKTRTVIALDSRGHGRSSFGADELSITNMAEDVRAVLDALNVKTADLLGFSDGGNVALAFALRYPSRLRSLILSGANLSPGGVKWRVQAPIVICYWFLSLQAPFSENARRKRQIFGLMVNQPHFTPEEIAAITTPALVIAGERDMIREEHTKLIHRSIPGSKLVIVPEADHFVSSRKPDVFNSIVDEFLKDATK
- a CDS encoding histidine kinase — encoded protein: MTDKIGDIEERISRFLQDGLDELYLLRQEETVQLDDVRERGRQLTVELRELAAALDQAAKDYERSREELRVSSRVGLAEEQASYERASEFMKIRGSLEERHRLLSLQRNELQQEERRLEHLVKRSEKTANRLRMVLSLFIAPEEFVETVMETQNSEALSAAFHLAEREAVTFARELHDGPCQTFSALGLTLEMGREYLHRGESSMALEEIDRALEQTKSGLDEIRALLFCLSPTGIQEGFELPLRRLAVQVRQNWGSELSFTLSGNMDELPVHVRIGAFKTLHQAVTNAAGHGATEVRVSINYAKHNLRVRITDNGKGFNVEQEKEAAKERGSYGLVNMEERMKMLGGKLSISSVLNKGSSVSFSVPIIAG